A DNA window from Hippea jasoniae contains the following coding sequences:
- a CDS encoding DnaJ domain-containing protein translates to MDPYEVLGVDRSASFEQIRKVFLSLAKQLHPDTAIDEADRIAKEKRFKEISYAYSLIKEGKVADINDKVKDEKDNLEYIKKKANYFIKKGDYNAAIDLLRPKEDEMDFECNMLLGIALLNKNRLHQALKYFKRSLDLNPWDALPYVYIGMVYEKSRLKESAVKYYKEALKIDPSNKMASEALEKLERKNPFAGLGKFFKK, encoded by the coding sequence TTGAGCAGATAAGAAAGGTTTTTTTGTCGTTGGCAAAACAGCTACATCCAGATACTGCAATAGATGAGGCAGATAGAATAGCTAAAGAAAAACGGTTCAAAGAGATTTCCTATGCATATTCTCTCATAAAAGAGGGTAAGGTTGCTGATATAAACGATAAAGTTAAGGATGAAAAAGATAACTTGGAATATATTAAAAAGAAGGCTAACTATTTCATCAAAAAAGGCGATTACAACGCAGCGATAGATCTGTTAAGACCCAAAGAAGATGAGATGGACTTTGAATGCAATATGCTTCTTGGCATAGCATTGCTTAATAAGAACAGACTCCATCAGGCTTTAAAGTATTTTAAAAGAAGCCTTGATTTAAACCCGTGGGATGCCCTGCCCTATGTTTATATAGGCATGGTGTATGAAAAAAGCAGGCTAAAGGAGTCGGCTGTAAAGTATTATAAAGAGGCGCTCAAGATTGACCCTTCAAATAAGATGGCATCTGAGGCTTTAGAAAAATTAGAAAGAAAAAACCCTTTTGCTGGTTTGGGAAAATTTTTTAAAAAATAA
- a CDS encoding DUF2062 domain-containing protein translates to MKKISYRKLLKDLLALDDTPEKIAISFAVGVYVSVSPFFGIHTIIILAVAFLFKLNKVAALIGSWVNLPWSVPVMFYIEYRIGKFLLNDPTSFELKPFSLQHYLSGSKQAFFDILTGSVIFGVFVSVISYFLIKYLIRSYRRRKLSDTA, encoded by the coding sequence TTGAAAAAAATCTCGTATCGGAAGCTTCTAAAAGATCTATTAGCGCTTGATGATACACCAGAAAAGATAGCAATTTCATTTGCTGTTGGCGTTTATGTCTCTGTTTCTCCTTTTTTTGGAATTCACACGATTATTATTTTGGCTGTTGCCTTTCTTTTTAAATTGAATAAGGTTGCTGCTTTAATAGGCTCGTGGGTCAACCTGCCCTGGAGTGTGCCTGTGATGTTTTATATAGAATATAGAATTGGTAAGTTTTTGCTAAACGATCCTACTTCATTTGAGCTAAAGCCATTCAGTCTACAGCACTATTTAAGCGGATCAAAGCAGGCGTTTTTTGATATATTAACAGGCAGTGTTATTTTTGGTGTTTTTGTTTCCGTTATAAGCTATTTTTTGATAAAGTATTTAATTAGAAGCTACAGAAGGAGAAAATTAAGTGATACCGCTTAA
- a CDS encoding rhomboid family intramembrane serine protease: MIPLKDDIPSYSAPVVNYTLIAVNVLAFFYELSQPSFTHFIFRHGFIPYMFFEKHHYITQFLNIFESMFLHGGFMHILGNMWFLWIFGDNVEDRLGHVNFLLFYLAGGVVAFLIQGAVTPHLRAPVIGASGAISAVIGAYLVFFPRARITTLIFIFLFFTFIQIPAWLFIIIWFFMQYFNGVLALAGGFSHIAWFAHIGGFSFGFLFAKYYLKRL, from the coding sequence GTGATACCGCTTAAGGATGATATACCATCATATTCAGCCCCTGTTGTTAATTATACATTGATTGCCGTGAATGTTTTAGCATTTTTTTATGAGCTATCACAGCCTTCATTTACGCATTTTATATTTAGGCATGGATTTATACCGTATATGTTTTTTGAAAAGCATCACTACATAACCCAGTTTCTCAATATTTTTGAGTCTATGTTTCTTCATGGTGGATTTATGCATATTTTGGGCAATATGTGGTTTTTATGGATTTTTGGAGATAATGTTGAAGATCGATTGGGGCATGTAAATTTCTTGTTATTTTATCTTGCTGGCGGTGTAGTTGCCTTTTTGATTCAGGGTGCTGTAACACCTCATCTTAGAGCTCCTGTAATCGGTGCAAGTGGGGCAATTTCGGCTGTTATTGGTGCATATCTGGTATTTTTCCCGAGAGCTCGTATAACAACGCTTATTTTTATTTTTCTGTTTTTTACATTTATACAGATACCAGCCTGGCTGTTTATCATTATCTGGTTCTTTATGCAATACTTCAACGGTGTATTGGCTTTGGCTGGTGGGTTTAGTCATATAGCCTGGTTTGCCCACATAGGCGGATTTTCGTTTGGTTTTCTATTTGCCAAATATTACCTAAAAAGATTATGA
- a CDS encoding UDP-2,3-diacylglucosamine diphosphatase, producing the protein MRCLFVSDAHYPKSSAIVDFLISIVKQYDTVYILGDLFEFYYGYEKIYPHHKPLLEALGLVAQYSRVVLFEGNHEYRLKNIKRFLPVEVIDDYAIETIDSKRVYLAHGDAIDKNDRFYMLFRYFLKNDITLEFINRCVPPKTLLKLAGFASDFSKSKLKNKPYRGTYRALEEFAKKQLDEVDVVILAHTHKSVFKNFKNGLYINTGDFFEQFSYVVYENGEFCMKRFAGGKNG; encoded by the coding sequence ATGAGATGTTTATTTGTTTCTGATGCCCACTATCCAAAAAGTTCAGCTATTGTTGATTTTTTAATATCTATTGTTAAACAATACGATACCGTTTATATTCTTGGGGATCTATTTGAGTTTTACTATGGTTATGAAAAAATATACCCTCATCATAAACCGTTGCTTGAGGCTTTGGGATTGGTTGCACAGTATAGCCGTGTAGTTCTCTTTGAGGGAAATCACGAATACAGGCTAAAAAATATCAAAAGGTTTTTACCTGTTGAGGTTATAGATGACTATGCAATTGAGACAATAGACTCAAAAAGGGTTTATCTTGCCCATGGTGATGCTATTGATAAAAACGATAGATTTTATATGCTGTTTAGATATTTTTTGAAAAACGACATAACGCTTGAGTTTATAAACCGTTGTGTTCCACCAAAAACACTTTTAAAACTTGCAGGGTTTGCCTCTGATTTTTCAAAGAGTAAACTAAAAAATAAACCCTACAGGGGCACATATAGGGCACTTGAGGAGTTTGCAAAAAAACAGCTTGATGAGGTTGATGTAGTGATTTTAGCTCATACACATAAGAGTGTGTTTAAGAATTTTAAAAACGGATTATACATAAACACGGGAGATTTTTTTGAGCAGTTTAGTTATGTTGTTTATGAAAACGGTGAGTTTTGCATGAAGAGGTTTGCAGGAGGCAAAAATGGATAA
- the ligA gene encoding NAD-dependent DNA ligase LigA produces the protein MDKQEAKKIIEDLRKQLHYHNYRYYVLDDPVISDSQYDAMLKRLKELEEQFPEFYDENSPTVRIGGKPLSKFKKVEHKIPMMSLDDGFEEGEIIEFDRKVKRFLKLDEDEDIEYCVEPKFDGLSISIIYENGKLSVASTRGDGLTGEDVTQNIKTIRNVPLVILNDPPQYLDVQGEVLLTKDEFKRINEERLNEGLSVFANPRNAAAGSVRQLDPKETAKRNLIMIFYAIREIEGYKKEISTQFEALEVLKQMGFPVSDLNKLCRNIKEAIKHKEYLGLIRKDLPYELDGVVIKVNSFELQKKLGFTTKSPRWAIAFKFEAQQATTKIRDIEVNVGRTGILTPVAILEPVKIGGVVVSKASLHTMDEIEKKDIMIGDTVFVQRAGDVIPEVVKPVKELRDGTQRPFKMPQFCPVCGAKVVKDGAYYRCSNINCPKVLKESIKHFVSRKAMNIEGFGDKLIEQLVDKGIVKSVADLYKLNKDTLMGLDRVGEQLAENLLTSLSRSKGTTFAKFIYALGIRHVGEYVAKLLAERFKNLDNLKKATKEELLSIDGIGEEIADSVIAFFGEEKNLKMIEELLKAGVHFEEDTGKVNPKIKGKSFVFTGTLSKPRDYYKELIEKHGGIVRNSVSKNLDYLVVGENPGSKLKKAQKAQVEIINEEQLLKMLEA, from the coding sequence ATGGATAAGCAGGAGGCTAAAAAAATCATAGAGGATTTAAGAAAACAGCTACATTACCACAACTACCGCTACTATGTTTTAGATGACCCTGTTATTTCTGATAGTCAATACGATGCAATGCTTAAGAGGCTCAAAGAGTTAGAAGAGCAGTTTCCTGAGTTTTACGATGAAAATTCGCCAACTGTTAGGATTGGGGGAAAGCCGCTTTCAAAATTTAAAAAGGTTGAGCATAAAATCCCCATGATGTCACTGGATGATGGTTTTGAGGAAGGGGAAATTATAGAGTTTGACAGAAAGGTTAAACGGTTTTTAAAACTTGATGAGGATGAAGATATAGAATACTGCGTTGAGCCCAAATTTGACGGCTTATCGATTTCAATCATTTATGAAAATGGCAAACTTAGCGTTGCATCAACAAGGGGTGATGGTTTAACCGGCGAGGATGTAACACAAAACATAAAAACAATTCGCAATGTTCCGCTTGTTATCTTAAACGATCCACCTCAATATTTGGATGTTCAGGGTGAGGTTTTACTTACAAAGGATGAGTTTAAAAGAATAAATGAGGAGAGACTTAACGAGGGCTTGAGTGTATTTGCAAACCCAAGAAACGCAGCAGCTGGCTCAGTCAGACAGCTTGACCCCAAAGAAACCGCAAAGCGCAATCTAATAATGATTTTTTATGCAATCAGAGAGATTGAAGGCTATAAAAAAGAAATTTCCACACAGTTTGAGGCACTCGAGGTGTTAAAACAGATGGGTTTTCCTGTGAGTGATTTGAATAAGTTATGCAGAAATATCAAAGAAGCGATAAAGCATAAAGAGTATCTTGGTTTGATAAGAAAAGATTTGCCTTATGAGCTTGATGGTGTGGTTATAAAGGTTAATAGTTTTGAGCTACAGAAAAAGCTTGGATTTACAACAAAATCTCCCCGATGGGCAATTGCATTTAAATTTGAAGCCCAGCAGGCAACAACAAAGATTAGAGACATAGAAGTGAATGTTGGCAGAACAGGTATTCTAACGCCTGTTGCAATATTAGAGCCTGTTAAAATCGGCGGCGTTGTTGTATCAAAAGCAAGTCTGCATACGATGGATGAAATAGAGAAAAAAGATATTATGATCGGGGATACGGTGTTTGTTCAGAGGGCTGGTGATGTAATTCCTGAGGTTGTAAAACCTGTTAAGGAATTAAGAGATGGCACCCAAAGGCCTTTCAAAATGCCGCAGTTTTGTCCGGTGTGTGGCGCTAAAGTGGTAAAAGACGGAGCGTATTATAGATGCTCAAACATCAATTGTCCCAAGGTTTTGAAGGAGTCGATAAAGCATTTTGTCTCAAGAAAGGCCATGAATATAGAAGGCTTTGGCGATAAACTCATTGAGCAGCTTGTTGATAAGGGTATAGTAAAAAGCGTTGCAGACCTATACAAACTTAATAAAGACACCTTGATGGGGCTTGATAGGGTTGGTGAGCAGCTTGCAGAAAATCTCTTAACATCATTGAGTCGCTCAAAAGGCACTACTTTTGCTAAATTTATCTATGCATTGGGAATCAGGCATGTGGGGGAATATGTGGCAAAGCTACTTGCAGAGAGATTTAAGAATCTTGATAATCTAAAAAAAGCAACAAAAGAGGAACTGCTTTCCATAGATGGTATTGGTGAAGAAATAGCAGATAGCGTAATTGCTTTCTTTGGTGAGGAAAAGAACCTAAAAATGATAGAAGAACTACTAAAGGCCGGCGTGCATTTTGAAGAAGATACAGGAAAAGTTAACCCGAAAATCAAAGGCAAAAGCTTTGTTTTTACAGGCACGCTCTCCAAACCAAGGGATTACTACAAAGAGTTGATTGAAAAACATGGTGGTATTGTAAGAAATTCTGTTAGTAAGAATTTAGACTACCTTGTTGTAGGTGAAAATCCGGGTTCAAAGCTAAAAAAAGCTCAGAAAGCTCAGGTTGAAATTATAAATGAAGAACAGCTGTTGAAGATGTTGGAGGCATAA
- a CDS encoding sigma-70 family RNA polymerase sigma factor, giving the protein MDIEEIVNGYYPIIRRIVKKTVVRMPEGYDEDDFVQIGMMGLLKAIEKWDESRSFSEFKSYANTKIRGYILDKLRQIDPVSRYSRDKLKKIHKAYKSFMDSGNFNPTDEEVAKKADLDIDEFNELLRRQANATMMSIDETVSDGDAILLEVIEDKAAKSPEEKYYEEELEDVLKEGLSHLTETEIIVLNLYYYEDLNMKEIASIIGKTESRVSQIKTKALLKLRAFVERRFLQ; this is encoded by the coding sequence ATGGATATAGAAGAAATTGTTAACGGTTACTATCCAATTATAAGAAGAATCGTTAAAAAGACTGTTGTAAGGATGCCTGAAGGATACGATGAGGATGACTTTGTCCAGATCGGTATGATGGGTCTTTTAAAGGCAATTGAAAAGTGGGATGAATCAAGAAGCTTTTCTGAGTTTAAGTCTTATGCCAACACAAAGATCAGAGGTTATATTTTAGATAAATTAAGACAAATTGACCCTGTTTCTCGCTACTCCCGCGATAAACTAAAAAAAATTCACAAAGCCTATAAATCGTTTATGGATAGTGGTAATTTTAATCCTACAGATGAAGAGGTAGCAAAAAAAGCCGATCTTGACATAGATGAGTTCAATGAGCTGCTTAGAAGACAGGCAAATGCCACGATGATGAGTATAGATGAAACAGTAAGTGATGGCGATGCTATACTGCTTGAGGTAATCGAGGATAAAGCAGCTAAATCACCAGAGGAGAAATACTACGAAGAAGAGCTTGAGGATGTTTTAAAAGAGGGTTTATCTCATTTAACTGAAACAGAGATTATAGTGTTAAACCTGTATTATTACGAAGACCTCAACATGAAAGAGATTGCCTCAATTATAGGCAAAACAGAATCAAGAGTTTCTCAGATTAAAACCAAGGCATTGCTAAAACTTAGAGCTTTTGTTGAAAGGAGGTTTTTACAGTGA
- a CDS encoding ferredoxin domain-containing protein, with amino-acid sequence MIVDEAIDIVSKLLVIDAITAPKSVGRDDIVVDIVSDKKIKEKILSQMETITDRGGKSFYKRDAINCKDVSHIILIGFKEFYHGFDCGFCGFSGCDECAKNGGICAVTTTDCGIAIGSLVKLASIFGVDNRIMISIGQAAVEMGYYKERYSFKVRGAYGIPLSATTKNPFFDRKIKV; translated from the coding sequence GTGATAGTTGATGAGGCGATAGATATTGTATCAAAACTGCTTGTGATTGATGCCATTACTGCTCCAAAAAGCGTTGGAAGAGATGATATAGTTGTAGACATTGTGTCGGATAAAAAGATAAAAGAAAAGATCCTTTCACAGATGGAGACTATAACAGATAGGGGCGGTAAGAGCTTCTATAAACGGGATGCTATAAACTGCAAAGATGTATCGCATATTATTTTGATTGGATTCAAGGAGTTTTATCACGGTTTTGACTGTGGTTTTTGCGGATTTTCAGGTTGCGATGAATGTGCTAAAAATGGTGGCATTTGTGCAGTAACCACTACAGATTGTGGTATTGCCATCGGTAGCCTTGTAAAGCTTGCATCAATTTTTGGTGTGGATAACAGGATAATGATATCGATTGGTCAGGCTGCTGTTGAGATGGGGTATTATAAGGAAAGGTATTCTTTTAAAGTTAGGGGTGCTTACGGAATCCCCCTTTCTGCCACTACAAAAAACCCGTTTTTTGATAGAAAGATAAAGGTGTAA
- the rpmB gene encoding 50S ribosomal protein L28, whose translation MARRCEICGKKAQVWYKVSHSHIRTKRKWYPNIQKVKVVVDGKVKRMNVCTSCLKAGKVQKAVH comes from the coding sequence ATGGCAAGAAGATGTGAGATATGCGGTAAAAAAGCACAGGTATGGTATAAAGTCAGTCACTCCCATATCAGAACAAAGAGAAAATGGTATCCCAATATCCAGAAGGTAAAGGTAGTGGTTGACGGCAAAGTAAAGAGGATGAATGTCTGCACAAGCTGCCTAAAAGCAGGCAAGGTTCAAAAGGCCGTGCATTAA
- a CDS encoding YgaP family membrane protein, with protein MKITAKPNIGGKDRELRLIGGSILTLIGCITKKPIIKTAGCILLTTGIARKCVFYDLLGIDTTNS; from the coding sequence ATGAAAATTACAGCAAAGCCCAATATTGGAGGCAAAGACAGGGAGTTGAGATTAATCGGTGGATCTATTTTAACATTAATTGGCTGCATCACAAAAAAGCCTATCATCAAAACAGCTGGATGTATCTTGCTTACAACAGGCATAGCAAGAAAATGCGTCTTCTATGATCTGCTTGGAATTGACACAACAAATTCTTGA
- a CDS encoding CDP-alcohol phosphatidyltransferase family protein — MNSLNLPNSITVLRLILVIPTTIFLIKDKYTLAVILFFVAAISDIADGFFARILNQKTKVGAILDPLADKFLINYTFLILSTKGLIPLVLFGVVLFKDIILISGSVVGVLTSKNCKFNIKASIWGKISTFLQVVVIAEVFFKIFNTYFNKTLFDITVYVCILLSIAALTDYTNRYLKREEL, encoded by the coding sequence ATGAACAGCCTTAATCTACCAAACTCAATAACAGTTTTAAGATTGATTTTAGTTATACCTACAACAATTTTTTTAATAAAGGATAAATACACTTTGGCGGTTATACTTTTTTTTGTTGCCGCAATAAGTGATATTGCCGATGGTTTTTTTGCACGAATATTAAACCAGAAAACAAAAGTCGGCGCGATTTTAGATCCTTTAGCAGATAAATTCCTTATTAACTATACATTTCTTATTCTTTCAACAAAGGGCTTGATTCCTCTTGTACTATTTGGTGTTGTGCTGTTTAAAGATATTATTTTGATAAGTGGCAGTGTTGTGGGTGTTTTAACCTCAAAAAATTGTAAATTCAACATAAAAGCAAGTATCTGGGGCAAAATATCCACTTTTTTGCAGGTTGTAGTTATAGCAGAGGTATTTTTTAAAATATTTAACACCTACTTTAACAAAACACTGTTTGATATCACTGTGTATGTGTGCATATTGTTATCTATTGCGGCCTTAACTGATTATACAAATAGATACCTAAAAAGGGAGGAGTTATGA